In a single window of the Arvicanthis niloticus isolate mArvNil1 unplaced genomic scaffold, mArvNil1.pat.X pat_scaffold_192_arrow_ctg1, whole genome shotgun sequence genome:
- the LOC117701696 gene encoding olfactory receptor 14J1-like produces the protein MTTRNITIMSGFLLMGFSDNHELQILQALLFLVTYLLGSAGNFIIITITTLDPQLQSPMYYFLKHLSILDFSSLSVTVPQYMESSLAGSGYISYSQCMLQVFFFPALAWSEMAILTVMSYDRYVAICLPLHYEVIMSPRKCTWAVAGVWLSGGISGTLYTASTVSIKFCGDKIVHQFFCDVPQLLKISCSNDYFGVLKVSTFMSVMAFACFMGIAFSYGQIFSTVLRMLSAEGRSKVFSTCLPHLFVVSCFLSTGVGAYLKPTSGSPTALDLLLSIFYTILPPILNPVIYSLRNESLKGAIKKLLLSEEFIGKNYFSSVFSAC, from the coding sequence ATGACTACAAGAAATATAACCATAATGAGTGGATTTCTCCTCATGGGGTTCTCTGACAACCACGAGCTGCAGATCTTGCAGGCTTTGCTCTTTTTGGTGACATACCTATTGGGCTCAGCAGGGAActtcatcattatcaccatcacaACACTGGACCCACAGCTCCAGTCTCCAATGTATTACTTTCTGAAGCACCTTTCCATTCTGGACTTCTCATCCCTCTCTGTCACAGTTCCCCAGTATATGGAGAGTTCCCTGGCAGGAAGTGGATACATTTCATATAGCCAGTGTATGCTGCAGGTTTTTTTCTTCCCAGCTTTGGCCTGGAGTGAGATGGCCATTCTCACAGTGATGTcatatgaccgctatgtggccatctgccttCCACTCCACTATGAGGTCATCATGAGTCCCAGAAAGTGCACTTGGGCTGTAGCAGGTGTGTGGCTAAGTGGAGGCATCTCAGGAACATTATACACAGCAAGTACTGTCTCTATCAAATTCTGTGGGGACAAAATAGTTCACCAATTCTTCTGTGATGTCCCCCAGCTGCTCAAGATCTCCTGTTCTAACGATTACTTTGGAGTACTGAAAGTGTCTACTTTCATGTCTGTAATGGCCTTTGCCTGCTTCATGGGGATTGCCTTCTCCTATGGCCAGATATTTTCTACAGTTCTCAGGATGCTCTCTGCTGAAGGCCGATCTAAGGTCTTCTCCACCTGCCTGccccatctttttgttgtttcatgttttctctcaacAGGGGTTGGTGCCTATCTAAAGCCAACCTCAGGCTCACCAACTGCTTTGGACCTCCTGCTCTCTATCTTTTACACAATACTACCCCCAATCCTCAACCCTGTTATCTATAGTCTGAGAAATGAGTCCTTGAAGGGAGCTATAAAGAAGTTACTTTTAAGTGAAGAATTCATtgggaaaaattatttttcttctgtctttagtgcctgctaA